The genome window TTCACATGCTTGTTTATTATTTAAGTTATCATCAATAACAAGTGAACTTCCAAGCAAAAGCAAAGTGGCTTTATTACACCATTATACAACTTCTTTAGTATTTTGCAGctaatttattcttttctaaattttcaaaCATCCAGATTCTCCCTTGCAAGTTGATGGAGAAATGATTATAAAACATTATCACgacaacaatttattttatttataatatattatattatattatgttatATATACTGTACGTTCGACGGCATAATTCAAATAGCATGCCATAGAACCatgtaaattttatataatatcctTTTCCAAATCACTTCTCTAAAAATCTGGCAATTATTAAATCAGATTATCctagaaatcataaaaattttatgatGGTGGGAGTATCCGGCGCATTCCTCCTCCtcttagatttttatttatttattagtagtCTTTTTTAGCGGAAGATATATTTCGGATTCAGGCTTGgaatctcatttttttcattctcacaTGGAATATTTggctcataaaaataatttgatttataacAAGGTGCAGCCGGATTGCGATACcaatttctctttgattttgcaTAGATTATCAATTTGACTAAAGTATAATGAATTCAATTTTAGTTATACATCTTATTCGTAgtgtaaatgatatttaaatgtGGATAAACACAAAtcactaatttaattattatttccttttatttttttttaattttttttaatttttttttacatcgtattcattttattttattgtaaatgaTGTTTTAACCTTTtagaaattatcttttaaataattttttttattaatactctctattattattaaaaacaatattacaatttaattaatttgatatgtcCGCGTTCCGACAAAAATTACCAAGCCTAAATCACACGGGCAAGATCAATGATTATGtgcaataaattttcattttgagcTTGGTCTAATAAGATTGTGTTTTGCAGATTTGAGCAATCTAAGCAACGGCTATCTTGAGACAAAAGTAGACTGGGCTCCTGGTATGAAAGACGTTCGTCTTAAGGACTTTCCATTTATTCAAACAACAGATCCAGATGAAGTTGTATTTAACTTTGTCATTGGAGCTGCTGAAACTTCTGTTAAAGCTCGTGCAATTGCTTTTCATACTTTTGACGCCTTGGAACCAGAAGTTTTAGATGGCCTTTCCACTATTTTCCCTCGAGTTTATTCCATCGGTCCACTCCAGTTACTCCTAAATCAATTCGAAGAAAATGGCTTGAAGTCTATTGGTTACAGTCTGTGGAAAGAAGACCATGAGTGTCTCCAATGGCTGGAAACAAAGGAACCCAAATCAGTGGTGTACGTGAATTTTGGGAGCATAACAGTGATGACAGCTGATCAACTTGTGGAGTTTGCAATGGGATTAGTTAATAGTAATATCCCATTCTTGTGGATTATAAGGCCAGATTTGGTCGTCGCTGAATCAGCTGTTTTACCAGCTGAATTTGCAGAGGAAACTGAAAAGCGTGGCTTTATTACAAGTTGGTGTCCACAAGAGGAAGTGCTTAACCATCCAGCAGTTGGAGGGTTTCTAACTCATAGTGGCTGGGGTTCAACCATTGAGAGCTTGTGTGCTGGCCTTCCATTGGCGTGTTGGCCCTTCTTCGCTGATCAAGCAATGAACTGTAGATATAGCTGCAATGAATGGGGAGTTGGAATGGAGATTGATAATAACGTCAAGAGGGAAGAAGTGGAGATGCTGGTGAAGGAGCTAATGGAAGGGGAAAAGGGTGAGAAAATGAGGGGAAAGGCTATGGAGTGGAAAAGGTTGGCTGAAGAAGCTGTTGGGCCAGAGGGTACATCATCCATTAATTTGGACAAGTTCATCCATGAAATAATCTCTTCAAACAATTAGATCGTCGACAcgctagaataaaaaaaaaaaatcatgaaaagatcaaatttcGGTGGTCtgtgaacaaaaaaaagataacgtGGCCCTTCCCTATCTGTTGCCTTTTATTGgaatttaaatatcataataaatgCTCCATTTCTCGAACATGCATGGTGTAGGCCCACTTTTGGCATTCTATATTTCAAAGTAGGATTGTGATTTAGATCATTCGTaatgtaaaatttatatataaataaatttgttttaatttttttttatataaaatattaaaactttaaatatatatttttttatttttttcaggttgACCTGAGTTAACCTGTGTAACCCTGGACCCGGTTCCTTGACCGGGTCAATCCTCGAGCCAGGTTTGATAACTATAGTtgccatgaaaatataactttaaaaaatgcaattgaaaagaaataaaataatgtgaccggttaaaaaaataaaaactaaaaaatagacaaaacctcctcttttattttgtatagagggtctcttttaaataatattaatttgtttgttatgtgtttaattttcgAAGTGGTTTTTCTAGTTCatctatgattttgtttttatcttttatatagataaactatctttttaaaaataaaaatatttatttttagataatatttttaatatgtgtagccttaCATGTTATTGCGCCATGCACTGaagacaaaaatattattggctTAATTCtctcacatatattttttaacagaaaGATGCATAaatgacacacacacacacacatattggATTAACAtgtttatacatattttttgtctaaaattcATGTTCAAAAAAAGACCGAAGATAGGATGataatccaatatttttttggctCAGTTATGCGTTGAGTCTAAATATATATGGGTCTAGCAATCCACCAGACCCAAAATCTCTGGGTTTAGTTATGCACTGAGTCCACGTACATGCGAGTCTAAAAAATTATCAGACTCAACATCTCGTCGAGCCCAAATAGAtgtaaaatcaattatctttTTAGGCCTCTTATTGAGTCATAAGACTccgtttatttttatcatgaccTTTAACATAAAAAGTTAAGGTCAAAGATACTTATCTCTTTATATCCCTAGATGTATAAAAGTTTTCAGAAGGACCTGATATTTATCCCTCAATAATGAtgtgtaagggatatttatcAATCTTTAATGCTATCAAGGCAAAGATGACATTTCAGcccctctaaaaaaaataacaaggtttACGAGCTATAAAAATACTATGAATTCTTCAAGGAAAAAGATTatcaatcttcattctctactacatatttattttatagtctCTCTATAAAATATCAtggcttttttttctcaaaaaaattcttAAGCATTAGAGAGTTCTCAAATTCACCGAAGAGAACATTTTACAGGTACAAGCCATCGATCACCTCGGCTTACCAAACAGCAGACATCAACCACCTTAGTTAgaaaaaatggatcaaattatcaaaaccaaaagattaaccaattatttggatttttcaaGACCTCatcattatttaattgataaaattaaaaaaagttcagcgtataaaaataaaatatgcaaaGGATTAAATTAACACCCATCCCCCTACAATATATtgtattgatatattttgagGTTAGATGgcaatttaatttgatgaaggACGTGCATATTCCCTCTATAATTGAGATTGTTATTACCTATTTTTGGACCCacaacaaaaagagaaaatacaaaatatatatatatatatatatatatatatatatatatatatttggaagaaattcaaaatataatagcaGTGAAAAGTGCCAGAACGCTCAGAAAATGgctaaaaattggttgaggatgTATAAcaatacaaagattaaaatttgacaatatatcGTTGACTGAtaagagccctgttgacaaagaaaaattcaatttgaggaagaaatatccaaaatcaaatgtttatagactcaattaaattttattgaagatttaattgaatttatgaagggtttaattgtaagaaaaattgattttccagtaaatttgagctttaattggaagacaTTAAAGTTctagggtcaaattataattttttagagttgatttgTTAAATCAGGAGTttcattgcataaatattgaagtttgatggccattTAGGGACTTCATCCCCCCGCCAGGTCagcttccttcttcttctgcttcaCTTCATCCCCCCATCAGCTCCACTATTATGctaatgaacagtggagagcgaCTGTTTACTGGGCCGGACAGGTGCCGACCCACACCAAAATGCATTGGGCCACGCCCAACCCAacctaaaaaatttcaaaaaaaaaaaccaaaaaaatctttttaaaaatttgtgatttttctgcctatttttctatcaattttgcttaatattgctTTGTATTGTTATATTGTAAAGATATAAATCTGGTATTTAAAAACccaattttctttgaaatgttgaaaaattataaaacaaaaaaaatatcttgctttcttgcatacggccaagtctcttaaataaaaaatcatgttgtatttttataaaacaaagaaaattttaaaaaatatatcttagtatacattttcagttttaataacaagtttattaaagccatgataactaggccaatattttaaaaatatatattttgtttctttttagtaTATGAGATTATGAATATATACGTAAAATATACTCCCGGTACtaaaaaggtaatttttttattgacattagaacggttaagTTTTACTCTACGAGATAAAAATCTCCTCACCGAGAAGAATTTTTCTCGAACCATAGACAAATCAACAAATAGAAAACACGACAATACCTtagttttttatcagacaattaaacaatacAGCTTATCCGAgatagggcgtatttggggtgctaatacctttctttTTACGCAACTAGTTTTCGTACCTTATCTCTAAGATTAATTAGGGtttctaataattaaaatattagatgGCTACTCCTATTGTCTCCTCATATTTGTCAAGTGGATGATACATGACAAAGATTCCTTGATGTTTCTAGCTATCCATCTCTAACTTTCCCCATCACTAATAATGAGAACAAGTTGTCGCTCAACTCTTTCAGCTACAAATTCACACACTTCTGTCCATTGCTTCCCCATAGCATTAACTCGCTAGTTTGTTTTTAATCCcgacttaattttttaaaataaaatattactttatATCTAAACAATCTCTAAACTCTTTatactactaataataataataatagaggcTGGAGAGACTATAACGACAACCCATATATATGTCATCAGGTAATTTTGCTAGGaagatttaatataatataataataattaattaattaattaaatccctGCATCTTGGAGGTACTTGTAATTAGTGATTTAATAACAATCTCAAAACTTTTCATTAAAGTTTTTGTAAGATCATGAGgcctttttattgatttagattGCCTTTATTAGTTATAATCAAGAAAATTCTTGTTTGAACAAAACTATGATTGTCTGATGATTCTATCCAATGATTGTTCAACATGATCTAACTTTAACGCGCTGTGTTCTTACAGATGAAAGTTATCTAACAAGTGGTTATCTTGAAAGTACAATTATAGAAGGAATCCCTGGTATGAAACCGCTCCAACTTAAAGATTTTCCGTATACTCGAACAATAGATCCAGATGACTTTGCATTCAACTTTGTAATGCGAGCTAACTTTAACGCGCTGTGTTCTTACAGATGAAAGTTATCTAACAAGTGGTTATCTTGAAAGTACAATTATAGAAGGAATCCCTGGTATGAAACCGCTCCAACTTAAAGATTTTCTGTATACTCGAACAATAGATCCAGATGACTTTGCATTCAACTTTGTAATGCGAGCTGCTGAGACTTCTGTTAAGGCTCATGCAATTGCTATTCATACTTTTGATGCAATGGAGCAAGATGTTTTGGATGGCCTTTCCACTATATTTCCTCGCGTGTATTCCATCGGTCCACTCCAGTAGTTATTtggttttgttaaaataattgagatcaaatacaaaaaggaaGTTACAATTCTGAATCATCAgtttattatgaatgcatagtcttaacctaaatacaaataaagtatatataggttaaactgaaagtactattctacccttaataaataagactacataaatattatttaacaggtttgtttttaaaatggaaaaatcatctttttattatgaACTGCTACAGTAGTTTCCCTCtccttttagaattttttttctaataattataattataacaagacTAGCAGTTTTATTCTCATGTTTtttctgatttaacattaaagtatATAGTATATTtaccatgttaaatcatgtttgttctctatgtaatagtcattgatcatttgaataaaatttgaaactcttttgaaatttcatttcttcttgGCCAAGAATATCTCAGTCAATACAATTTGAGATCAGATAGagcattttttctaattcacctacggtgatgaattttttattgatcactCAAGTATCTTCATATGGTTCATGTTATTCCTAATGTTTGCCTCTTCGTTACctcaattaagataacatgtaataagttcaaaacataacattctctttataagataacttagtaatCTTAAATCTAAGAATTACTTACACAACCATTACTTGAGATATATGTATGTGGAATTTTCATGCGGGtcagtttagtgtacatgtcttatgacaagcacctacatattaattagttctaggtatctctTATACCTCAGCTTATGAAAACATTaacttcctttcataaaagaaagaacataatatgtatcaattTCTACTGCTCTAATAAATATCCAGTATTTAAGAGAACATCGATAATTAaggaatattttagaaataattctttgatgcaataggaattctataattataataactttataattttttttataaagcatTTTTGTCTCATGGACTctatctttactctaaatttataaatcaaatatcagatttattaatattatattatataaatattagaaataaatataatctgtattaataataaatatatagttgtattaatataataatactacATGTAATAGGGCAAAACTCATCAGTCatgttctttcttcttcttctttttttaataactgATCAATGTGAATGCTCAATCTACATCAGTGACGACAAAAAGGTATCAAACATTCTGCCATTTGTTTAGCATATTTCTGAGTAGTAGCTTTCTTGTGCCACTCCCGCACATTTCTTATCATCGTGACTGAACGCCACCGCCCCCCCCACCCCCATCACTAATAATGAGAGCAAGTTGTCGTTCAAATCTTTCAGCAAGAAATTGACACTCTTCTGTCCATTGCAGCCCCATAGCATTAACTTgctagtttgtttgttttttccgacataagtttttaaaaaattagaatattacTTTATATCTAAACAATCTCTAAACtctttatactaaaaaaaattcttagagGCTGGCTATAACGagaatcaacttttttttcttttttttccatctttatttttttaattttcccatttaatattatttaattttgaatttgtttttataaattattttgatttatttttaataagattatcAGTCTCAAATAAACATCTCAATATTTAATGTGTGCTTGATTATACGagtatctattttaattatcatataattaagtaaaaaaaaagttcttaaaCTCAATAGAGCCTATAACTCGGATCGTGAATTTGACTATTTAAACTGTGAAGCTTGggtcaattcaatatgttgtcatctcaatatataaaaaaatcatcttggtttttttttaaggtcaaaCTACACTTATTACTTGATGTTTGTGTTGCTTCTAGATCCGCTAAGTCAATTAAGTcatatcaagataatttttaaatatgatttaattttgaatttattttagacAAGGAATCAGgtcaagaaattttaaaattgatatcttgaattaagtttaataaaaatatcaaataacacTTTTAGGtcaaaaaagtaattttaattagttcaaatcatttttttaatttgggtcgCAGCATAGAGCTTCCCTGTAAACTAATGCATTCCTATTCCTAAATGTCACTTTAGCCATTGAATTTAATGTCTATTTCTTGAAATCCTTGTGACCAAAAAACGTATCAGTCGAGGAGAGTCAAATAACCAATTTAACccaaaagtttaagctattaggtaaggttccaagatataatttatattattctctaacacaccccctcaagtaaaaGTTCTTTCGACTTGAAATTTAcacagactcacattaccttgtgcttaatttttatcaaataaatgaggattgtgaaatttgaactcgtgactacttggtcatcaaggctctgataatATGTCAAAGAATTAATTCAACTCAAAAGTTTTAGTTGTTAAGTgaggtttcaaaatataatttatattattttctaataagaataatataacCACCTCTTCATATATCTTTTTCTGTTAGTTCAAGGGAACCTAAAGATATCCCTGAAGACCATAGGTCCATAACTTTCATTCATATTGTAGAATCGTGTTCAATGGTTATAAATGGCTGGCCATGTATTAATGTAGgttaaacttataaaaattaaaattattatgagtaggcgtttcaagaaaataattaaaataaatattcttaattatttttaaatcaataaaaaaattaaggaattaaaCAAATCAAGGTAGCAAGGAAATTAGTTAGGaaaacaagtttatttttaaaagagatgatcaagtattttttataatttgttttattatattttcttatatatcttGTTGTTCATGTAATCAAATTATGAATGAATATCATTCTCTTCTATTCTAAATTTCCACATGTATAGTCTATGGAAAGAGGAAGATGAGAGTCTTCAATGGCTGGATACCAAAGAGCCTAAATCAGTGCTGTATGTGAACTTTGGCAGCGTAATAGTGATTGCATCAGAACAACTAGTTGAGTTTGCAATGGGACTAGCGAACAGCAACCATTATTTTTTGCAGATGTGTTGTCAAATCAGCAACTAGATGAGTTTACATGTTATACGTCCAGATTTGGTCATTGGCAACTCAGCAATCTTGCCAGCTGAATTTGAAGTGGAAACTAAGAAACGTGGATTTTTTGCAAACTGATGTCTTCAAGAGGAAGTACCAAGCCATCCATGATCAGTTGGTGGATTCTCAACATATAGTGGTCGGGGTTCAGCTATGGAGAGCTTATCTACTGGACTTCCAACGGTCTGCTTGCCATTCTTTGCAGACCAACAAGTGAACGGTAGATATACTTGCAAAGAACAGGGAGTTGGTATGGAGATTGATAACAATGTCAAGAGGGATTCGAGTTTTTCCCTCGGTGGGGTTTGTGCTGAACCTGAGATTTGTTTCAAGGTCAAATGAAGTCGTTAAGTTTTTCGGCTCCAATATAGATATGGTAATAGAAAATTTTGCAGATGTGTTGTCAAATCCAAGCATTGTGTTTTGAGTGCCATATCTTGACACATCGTATAAAATTATCGTTCTAAGTCtagagaggggaaaaaaaaaactatgatttgataaaattctAAATGTGAATAATGAAActtaaaccaaagaaaatattgaaaccTAATTAAGagagaaatccaaaaaaaattgaaacatcaTTTTTTGGATCTAATTTGTACAACGTCTGCATGTGCCATAATGGGATTAAAGCAAATTCATGTTCTCAGGGAGAAAGGCTTCAGCAGCCCACTTAAAGGTATATactttgaaagaattaatgtgACTTACATTGCAAGGTTCactctaaaatattatgtttttgcaGACAATAGCTGTTTGGAAACATCAATTGATTCGGTTCCTAGCATGAAAGA of Populus trichocarpa isolate Nisqually-1 chromosome 16, P.trichocarpa_v4.1, whole genome shotgun sequence contains these proteins:
- the LOC7455870 gene encoding (R)-mandelonitrile beta-glucosyltransferase, producing the protein MGSISKPHVVVIPCPLQGHIKTMLKLAKLLHYKGLHITFVSTEFNHKRFLWSRGRHALDDLPGFHFRTIPDGLPPSDIDATQDIPSLCDAMNKNFLAPFKDLLLELRNTVSENNPPVTCIVSDPFAPISIKAGEEVGLPVVMYATMNACGYMGFKQLHALRERGFTPIKDLSNLSNGYLETKVDWAPGMKDVRLKDFPFIQTTDPDEVVFNFVIGAAETSVKARAIAFHTFDALEPEVLDGLSTIFPRVYSIGPLQLLLNQFEENGLKSIGYSLWKEDHECLQWLETKEPKSVVYVNFGSITVMTADQLVEFAMGLVNSNIPFLWIIRPDLVVAESAVLPAEFAEETEKRGFITSWCPQEEVLNHPAVGGFLTHSGWGSTIESLCAGLPLACWPFFADQAMNCRYSCNEWGVGMEIDNNVKREEVEMLVKELMEGEKGEKMRGKAMEWKRLAEEAVGPEGTSSINLDKFIHEIISSNN